TCAATTATCCTATCAATTGTTTTTACAGCACCTATTGTATGTAATGTAGATAATACAAGGTGCCCTGTTTCAGCTGCTGTAATAGCAATCTGTATCGTTTCTAAATCCCTCATCTCACCAACAAGAATTACATCAGGATCCTCGCGAAGTGCTGCTTTCAGCGCATTTGCATAAGAAATTGAGTCATGGCCAATTTCCCTTTGGTTAACCATACTTTTGTTGTGTTTATGTAAATATTCAATAGGGTCTTCAAGAGTCAAAATGTGACAAGTCCTTTTAGAATTTATCAAATCCACCATGGAAGCCAATGTTGTAGATTTCCCGCTTCCTGTAGGTCCTGTAACAAGAATAAGCCCTCTTGTCATTAATGCAAGCTCCTTTGCTACAACAGGAAGCCCAAGTTCATCTATTGAAGGAATTCTTAAGGCAACAGCCCTAATTGCGAGACTATATGTACCTCTTTGCTTATATGCATTAATTCTAAACCTCCCCAGTCCTTTTACTGAATATGATAAATCAATATCCCCCTCTGCTTCAAGCATTTCCAATTCTTTACTTGTCAATAAATCTTTTGTTATTTCTTCAGTATCCAGCGGTGTAAGAGGAGGCAGATTGAGTTTTGTAAGATAGCCATTAATCCGCAAAACCGGAGGAATCCCTACGGTAATATGTAAATCAGATGCACCTTTTTCAATAACCAATGTAAGCAATTCGTTTGTTTTCATGTTTGCCCCCTTCAATCCTCATATGTTAACCTAAGCATTTCATCAATAGTTGTCATTCCTTCTATAACAAGCTTTTTAGCACTTTCCCTTAAAGTTCTCATCCCATTTTTAATTGCTTTATCTGCAATAATATCTGATGATGTTTTTTGGTTTATTAATTCTTTCATTTCTTGATTTATTGTCATTATCTCATATATAGGTATCCTGCATCTGTATCCTGTTTTATTGCAAACTGTGCAGCCACGTCCGCGGTAAAGTTCTAATCCTTCATTTTTATCTATGCCAAGTAATTCTTTTTCTCTATCAGATGCATCATAACTTATCATACAGTTTGTACAAATCTTTCTTGCCAATCTTTGTGCAATTACACCCACAACAGATGATGATACAAGATATGACTCAATACCCATATCAATAAGCCTTGTTATGGAAGAAGCAGCATCGTTCGTGTGAAGTGTTGAAAGGACTAAGTGCCCCGTTATAGCAGAACGTATTGCTATTTCAGCTGTTTCCCTATCTCTTATTTCTCCTATCATAATTATATTAGGATCCTGCCTTAAAATTGACCTTAAAGCTGTAGCAAAGGTAAGTCCCGCCTTTTCATTAACTTGCACTTGATTAACACCTTCAAGAGAGTATTCAACAGGGTCCTCAACAGTAATTATATTTATATTGGGTTTGTTAAGTTCCTTTAACATGGCATATAAAGTAGTAGTCTTTCCGCTTCCTGTAGGTCCTGTTAAGAGAATTATACCATTGGGATAGCTTAATAGTTTATCAAAAAGAGCCATTTCATCATTATCAAGTCCAAGCCGATCTTTTATAATTATAAAACCATTCTTATCGAGTATCCTTAATACTATCTTTTCGCCATATACAGTTGGAAGCGACGATACCCTGATATCAATATTTCTGCCATCAACAAATACTTCTATCTTTCCGTCCTGAGGGACTCTTTTTTCTGCTATATTCATGTTTGCCATAATCTTTATACGGGTTATAACAGGTCCTTGTGTATTTTTAATTATTCTCATGGCTTCATGTAGTTGCCCATCAATCCTGAATCTTATTCTCAAATCTTTTCCATTTGGTTCAATATGTACATCTGATGCCCTTTCTTTAACTGCTTGCTCTATTATTGAATTTACAAGCCTTACTGCAGGTGCATTGTTTATTTCATCAAAAGAGATATCTTCTATGATTTCATATTTTTTTTCTTCTTTCAATTCTTTTTTAAAGTCCTGTACCGCTTTCTCTGCCTCTTCTTTGCAAAAGATTTTATCAATTGCTTTTAATATACCGTCTTCTGATGCAATCAAGGGTTTTACATTTTGTTTTGTAATAAGTTTAATATCATCAATAGCAAATATATTTAAGGGATCTGCCATTGCCACCTGTATTCCGTCAATATCTTTTTTAATCGGTATTGCTATATGCCTTTTGGCAAGAGTTTCAGGTATTATCTTAGCTATATCAGGATCAATATAAAATTTTTGCAAATCTACATGAGGAATACCGAGTTGAAATTCCAGAGCTTCCAATATCTTTTCTTCTGTGGCATAGCCTTCTTTAACAAGTATCTTTCCAAGCTTTTCACCAGTATGTTTCTGAATATTTATGGCGTTTTCAAGCTGGTTTCTTGTCAGAAAACCTACTTCAATCAATAAGTCTCCAAGTCTTTTTTTGCCCATATTTTTATCCCCCGTAAACCCTTGATAAATTAAGACATTTAATATTATATTTCTACATTATTTTATAAATTCCTTCTTAATTATAATATTTTTTATCAAATTTTTATTAAAATTCTTTCCAGTCCATATTTTAAAAGAGGCATTTGCCTGATTAAGCAGCATATTTAAACCATTTGTACATTTTATACCGTATTTTTCAGCGTATTTTAAAAATAAGGTTTTTTCGGGATTATATATCAGGTCATAGATAAAATTAGATTTTGAAATTATATTTTCACAAACAGGAGAATTGTTTATATAAGGGTACATGCCTATATTTGTAGCATTTACAAGAATATCTATTTTTTCCAATTTAGCAAGCTCTTCTAAAGAACAACATGTGCAATTTAAATGAAACTTCTCTTTTATATATTCTGATAAATTCACTGCTTTATCAATGCTCCTATTTGATATAATGATAGATTTTGCACCATTAATTGCAGCCGCAGTACTT
This is a stretch of genomic DNA from Aceticella autotrophica. It encodes these proteins:
- a CDS encoding type IV pilus twitching motility protein PilT — encoded protein: MKTNELLTLVIEKGASDLHITVGIPPVLRINGYLTKLNLPPLTPLDTEEITKDLLTSKELEMLEAEGDIDLSYSVKGLGRFRINAYKQRGTYSLAIRAVALRIPSIDELGLPVVAKELALMTRGLILVTGPTGSGKSTTLASMVDLINSKRTCHILTLEDPIEYLHKHNKSMVNQREIGHDSISYANALKAALREDPDVILVGEMRDLETIQIAITAAETGHLVLSTLHTIGAVKTIDRIIDVFPPYQQQQIKVQLSNVLEGIISQQLLPRIDNSGRIVAVEVMIATPAIRNLIREGKTFQIQSMIQTGNKFGMISMDMSIVQLEKKGLISMDDAFTYSIDKENFKRMV
- a CDS encoding GspE/PulE family protein, yielding MGKKRLGDLLIEVGFLTRNQLENAINIQKHTGEKLGKILVKEGYATEEKILEALEFQLGIPHVDLQKFYIDPDIAKIIPETLAKRHIAIPIKKDIDGIQVAMADPLNIFAIDDIKLITKQNVKPLIASEDGILKAIDKIFCKEEAEKAVQDFKKELKEEKKYEIIEDISFDEINNAPAVRLVNSIIEQAVKERASDVHIEPNGKDLRIRFRIDGQLHEAMRIIKNTQGPVITRIKIMANMNIAEKRVPQDGKIEVFVDGRNIDIRVSSLPTVYGEKIVLRILDKNGFIIIKDRLGLDNDEMALFDKLLSYPNGIILLTGPTGSGKTTTLYAMLKELNKPNINIITVEDPVEYSLEGVNQVQVNEKAGLTFATALRSILRQDPNIIMIGEIRDRETAEIAIRSAITGHLVLSTLHTNDAASSITRLIDMGIESYLVSSSVVGVIAQRLARKICTNCMISYDASDREKELLGIDKNEGLELYRGRGCTVCNKTGYRCRIPIYEIMTINQEMKELINQKTSSDIIADKAIKNGMRTLRESAKKLVIEGMTTIDEMLRLTYED
- the aroE gene encoding shikimate dehydrogenase, giving the protein MNIDASTKIYGLIGHPIKHSLSPIIHNTAFESIQLNCIYETFDVEPHNLKSAIDGIRALKIMGINVTIPHKENVLQYLDYISDEAKTIGAVNTIVNEKGCLKGYNTDMIGFVESLKEENEKIEGRDFIIIGAGGAARAVSTAAAINGAKSIIISNRSIDKAVNLSEYIKEKFHLNCTCCSLEELAKLEKIDILVNATNIGMYPYINNSPVCENIISKSNFIYDLIYNPEKTLFLKYAEKYGIKCTNGLNMLLNQANASFKIWTGKNFNKNLIKNIIIKKEFIK